The nucleotide window ATCGGCCCCTACAAAAACACTTGCATGCAATAATGAATGTTTTTTTATCCGGGCTCAATGAATTGAGCCTCTACAACATCCATCTCTTACTGTTTAGTTTTCAAGGATCTGTTTGTTTCCAGTTGTTACCGCCGCCTCAGCAGCGACGTTTATTAGTTTAACACTCCTGTTGGCGAATGTCAATTGGTAATTGCTGTCGTCAATCGCTGACGACTTTTATTAATTTAACATTTCTTTTAGCATATGTCAATAGCAATTATAACTAAATATTATTTGATTCTTTTATCGTACAAGCAACACACTTCTCACCCACTAACCTGTCGAAAAGGCTTAGTTTAGAAAAACTTACTACCTCATGGCCAATAGCCTCTATCATTTTTTGATAATGTTCACCACAAAGTTTGCCACTGCCTGCTTTAATTATTTCATTCGGCAAACCTTTTGCTATATAATCAGCCGTCTTTTCACCAACCTCAATATCATTAACATCCACTGCATCGTCGGCCACAACAACTAATACCACGTCACCGATATACTCTGGGTTGTTCGATATAACCACTCGCTTATTGTATTTCTTTGCATATTCAGTATATTTTTTGGCCTTCTTTGCATAGTTTCCCTTTACAACAACCTTACTGCTGCGAACATCCTTAATTGCTTCAATAATATCTGGATAAACCCATTTTTCATTCATTTGTTTTTCGGTAAGGGCTTTTAATATCCGTTCCCGAAGTTGTCCCAAAAACCTCCTTTTTTCACTCCTATTTAATTCTGTAACCCCAAGGCTATTAGCAACAGTACCCATTAAATCATTTTTACTGACATAGCTAATAATCGCTTCTTGCTCAACATCCTTTTCTTCAACTTTATTCTTTTGCATAAGCGTATTATAAAGCAAATAATTGTTAAATATACCATTAACAAATTTGTTATATAAATGGCTATAAAAAAATATGAGGTTGGCAGCGATGCCAACCTCTCCATATCCTTAAGGGTATAAACGATACAACATTCTTGGGAAAGGAATTGCCTCCCGCACATGTTCAATGCCACATATCCAGGCGATAGTTCTTTCCAAGCCTAAACCAAAACCTGAATGGGGAACAGAACCGTAACGGCGCAAATCCAAATACCACTCGAATGGCTCCCTTGGTAACTTATGCTCTTCTAACCGTTGCTCCAACAACGCCAGATCATCAATCCGCTGACCGCCACCAATAATTTCACCATAGCCTTCCGGTGCCAGTAAGTCGGCACCGAGCACCACGTTGGCATCGTTATCATCTGGTTTCATATAAAAAGCTTTGATTGCTGTTGGATAACGGTGTACAAATACCGGCGAGTCAAATTTATTAGAAATCACCGACTCATGAGGAGCACCAAAATCTTCACCCCATTTAAACTCATGTCCTTCTTGGTTTAATAATTCAACAGCCTCTGTATAGCTGAGACGGGGAAATGGTAATCTTACAGCCTCCAGTTTGCTAATATCCCGTTCCAGTATTTTTAGTTCATTCTGCCTTCTTTCTAAAATTCTTTGCACTATAAAATATACCAGTTCTTCTTGAAGTTTAACATTGTCCTCAAAATCGAAGTAAGCTGCTTCAGCTTCCAACATCCAAAATTCCATTAAATGTCTACGAGTTTTAGATTTTTCTGCTCGAAAAGTGGGACCGAAGCAGTATACCCTACCCAATGCCATGGCATTAGCTTCATTATATAGCTGTCCGCTCTGGGATAAAAATGCATTTTCTCCGTGATAATCAATGTTAAACAACGTGGTGGTGCCTTCACAGGCATTAGGAGTAATAATAGGTGCATCTGCCTGAACAAAATCATTTTGTTCAAAGAAATCTCTTACAGCCAATTCAATTTCCGAGCGAATTCTTAATATAGCCGATTGTTTTGGTGTTCTAATCCATAAATGCCTGCGATCCGCTAAAAAATCGACACCATGCTTTTTCAAGGTAATTGGATATGGTTCAGCAATGGACACCACCTCAATGGCTGAAACTTGCAGTTCA belongs to Peptococcaceae bacterium 1198_IL3148 and includes:
- a CDS encoding DUF1694 domain-containing protein; translation: MQKNKVEEKDVEQEAIISYVSKNDLMGTVANSLGVTELNRSEKRRFLGQLRERILKALTEKQMNEKWVYPDIIEAIKDVRSSKVVVKGNYAKKAKKYTEYAKKYNKRVVISNNPEYIGDVVLVVVADDAVDVNDIEVGEKTADYIAKGLPNEIIKAGSGKLCGEHYQKMIEAIGHEVVSFSKLSLFDRLVGEKCVACTIKESNNI
- the asnS gene encoding asparagine--tRNA ligase, producing the protein MEGILIKNLSSHVGKEVTVNGWLYNKRGSGKIKFLILRDGTGLTQGVLVQEEQPELFDQIKDITQESSIRVTGQVKENPKSPGGYELQVSAIEVVSIAEPYPITLKKHGVDFLADRRHLWIRTPKQSAILRIRSEIELAVRDFFEQNDFVQADAPIITPNACEGTTTLFNIDYHGENAFLSQSGQLYNEANAMALGRVYCFGPTFRAEKSKTRRHLMEFWMLEAEAAYFDFEDNVKLQEELVYFIVQRILERRQNELKILERDISKLEAVRLPFPRLSYTEAVELLNQEGHEFKWGEDFGAPHESVISNKFDSPVFVHRYPTAIKAFYMKPDDNDANVVLGADLLAPEGYGEIIGGGQRIDDLALLEQRLEEHKLPREPFEWYLDLRRYGSVPHSGFGLGLERTIAWICGIEHVREAIPFPRMLYRLYP